One genomic region from Bradyrhizobium icense encodes:
- a CDS encoding exopolysaccharide biosynthesis polyprenyl glycosylphosphotransferase — protein sequence MLQSTFSGPVASSKEIGQSHDDRLVLAAMLALTEMAAVAISTYLAFVAYHLTVWGGLPGTISYGWICTQLALMYGIICLADRQYDLHGAEWNRQALHRGVLALALAFVFLLALMFISGTVLSYSRGTFLAQLAIALPTQITIRALLLHAIEVGRKSGRWTSPGVVVLVFPDVEKPTVLLEQLSSTQDEIRQVYRLDSTNIWLQLQTILRDTRTHQCDAVLLLFHSHNMDAVTRAVDMLSEMPVRIQLLPVGMLNFMRCSRIGCFGHASVLESASGPDWVMDRFLKRSFDLFVAAAAGLLLMPLILMVAALIKLSSRGPVLFKQTRHGYNNKPITVLKFRTMVAGPASARQATRDDPRVTRIGRILRRTSIDELPQLFNVIRGDMSIVGPRPHAVWHNQMFEGQIARLSRRHNVKPGITGWAQVNGLRGETDTFEKMRARVEHDLYYIDNWSLGFDLKIVLMTILSKKSYENAY from the coding sequence ATGCTACAATCAACTTTTTCTGGACCGGTGGCGAGTTCGAAGGAAATTGGTCAGAGCCACGACGATCGCCTCGTGCTCGCTGCAATGCTGGCACTAACCGAAATGGCGGCTGTCGCAATATCGACCTACCTAGCCTTTGTTGCATATCATCTAACTGTTTGGGGCGGACTGCCCGGCACGATTTCGTACGGATGGATATGCACGCAATTGGCACTGATGTACGGCATCATCTGTCTGGCCGACAGGCAATACGATCTTCATGGCGCGGAATGGAATCGGCAAGCACTTCACCGAGGAGTGCTCGCATTGGCCTTAGCCTTTGTTTTCCTTCTCGCTCTCATGTTCATCAGTGGGACGGTCTTGAGCTACTCTAGGGGAACGTTCCTCGCGCAGTTGGCCATCGCCTTACCAACGCAGATCACGATTCGAGCACTATTATTGCACGCTATCGAAGTCGGCCGAAAAAGCGGCCGTTGGACCTCACCGGGCGTCGTGGTCCTAGTTTTCCCGGACGTCGAGAAACCGACCGTACTCCTCGAGCAATTATCATCCACGCAGGACGAGATACGCCAAGTTTATCGTCTAGACTCGACTAATATTTGGCTTCAGCTTCAAACGATCCTGCGCGACACTCGGACCCACCAATGTGATGCGGTGTTGCTGCTCTTTCATTCGCACAATATGGACGCGGTTACTCGTGCAGTGGATATGCTCTCCGAAATGCCGGTTCGGATTCAACTTCTACCTGTTGGCATGTTGAATTTCATGCGCTGTAGCCGAATTGGATGCTTCGGCCATGCCTCCGTGCTCGAGAGCGCGTCAGGACCCGATTGGGTGATGGATCGCTTTCTCAAGCGGAGTTTTGATCTGTTTGTTGCTGCAGCCGCCGGCCTCTTACTCATGCCGCTGATACTGATGGTGGCCGCGTTGATAAAATTGAGTTCGCGAGGTCCCGTCCTGTTCAAACAAACTCGCCATGGTTACAACAATAAGCCCATAACGGTTCTAAAGTTTCGCACGATGGTGGCGGGTCCAGCGAGTGCTCGTCAGGCAACTCGGGATGATCCTAGAGTCACGCGCATAGGACGGATATTGCGGCGAACGAGTATCGACGAACTCCCTCAGCTCTTCAATGTCATCCGGGGGGACATGTCGATTGTCGGACCACGTCCTCACGCCGTCTGGCACAATCAAATGTTTGAAGGTCAGATCGCCCGCCTATCTCGACGTCATAACGTCAAGCCAGGCATTACGGGCTGGGCTCAGGTAAATGGGCTCCGTGGTGAGACCGACACTTTCGAGAAAATGCGCGCCCGTGTGGAGCACGATCTGTACTACATTGATAATTGGTCTTTGGGCTTCGATCTAAAAATTGTCCTGATGACGATACTTTCAAAGAAAAGCTATGAGAATGCCTACTAG
- a CDS encoding WecB/TagA/CpsF family glycosyltransferase — MVVSALVEHLSQHQLVGVQHGSADLNSPALLQRIRSARPYLLLVALGNPAHELRLTRNIDATGCTPGNTLGG; from the coding sequence ATGGTGGTGTCCGCGCTGGTAGAGCATCTTTCGCAGCACCAACTCGTGGGCGTTCAACACGGATCCGCCGATCTCAATTCGCCCGCTCTACTCCAACGCATTCGATCCGCAAGGCCGTACCTGTTGCTTGTTGCCTTAGGAAATCCGGCCCACGAGCTTCGCCTTACGCGAAATATCGACGCGACCGGCTGCACGCCGGGCAACACTCTCGGAGGATAG
- a CDS encoding WecB/TagA/CpsF family glycosyltransferase — protein MYGPANFRAPLWIRSAHLKWLYRLRLEPRRSVSRYHVGDSLFSWEHCAVVVRSKRRDPVELEQ, from the coding sequence TTGTATGGGCCGGCGAACTTCCGCGCTCCGTTGTGGATTCGCTCGGCTCATTTGAAATGGCTCTACCGGCTCAGGTTGGAGCCTCGGCGTTCGGTTTCGCGCTATCACGTAGGCGACTCTCTATTTTCTTGGGAGCATTGCGCTGTGGTGGTCCGAAGCAAGAGGCGAGATCCGGTAGAATTGGAACAATAG